A DNA window from Mastacembelus armatus chromosome 11, fMasArm1.2, whole genome shotgun sequence contains the following coding sequences:
- the cited4a gene encoding cbp/p300-interacting transactivator 4a isoform X2 — MHIIPELTQKTNSSDYRDAAEFESAAGLHVAGASAGETAAALIQLLRTDSKITRRSGRAAMAEHMMMPMNHGFRMGMNGPPQHNGQPGLRTLPNGQVMHYGRNPQNNMEAAMRQRPSMVGPGGMGGPVNGAPMASHHQMMSGNMMYNAQGPQQQHHHMHPQQQQGGHPQQYLSGNLTSQQLMASMHLQKLNTQYHGHPLSSANGHHLPNGAQYRVGPAQLSGMQHIGGPLGLNGMDMDLIDEEVLTSLVLEFGLDRVQELPELFLGQNEFDFISDFVCKQQPSTVSC; from the exons ATGCACATAATCCCTGAGTTGACCCAGAAAACAAACTCCTCTGATTACCGAGACGCCGCAGAGTTTGAATCCGCCGCAGGGCTGCATGTAGCCGGAGcatcagctggagaaacagccGCGGCACTGATCCAACTTCTCCGTACGGATTCCAAAATAACACGTCGG AG TGGCAGAGCAGCCATGGCTGAACACATGATGATGCCTATGAACCACGGCTTCAGGATGGGCATGAATGGACCTCCGCAGCACAATGGCCAGCCCGGCCTGCGCACTCTGCCCAATGGCCAGGTAATGCATTATGGCAGGAACCCTCAGAACAACATGGAGGCTGCCATGAGACAGAGGCCCAGCATGGTGGGACCAGGAGGGATGGGTGGCCCTGTTAATGGAGCTCCAATGGCCAGTCATCACCAAATGATGTCTGGGAACATGATGTACAATGCCCAGggcccacagcagcagcaccatcaCATgcacccacagcagcagcagggtggACACCCGCAGCAGTACCTGTCTGGTAACCTCACCTCCCAGCAGCTCATGGCCAGCATGCATCTGCAGAAACTCAACACTCAGTATCATGGACACCCGCTCAGCTCAGCCAATGGACACCACCTGCCCAACGGTGCCCAGTACCGGGTAGGTCCAGCCCAGCTCTCAGGCATGCAGCACATTGGAGGCCCTTTGGGGCTAAATGGAATGGACATGGATCTGATTGACGAGGAGGTTCTGACTTCTCTGGTGCTGGAGTTTGGGTTGGATCGTGTTCAGGAGCTGCCTGAGCTCTTCCTGGGACAGAATGAGTTTGACTTCATATCAGACTTTGTGTGCAAACAGCAGCCAAGCACAGTGAGCTGCTGA
- the cited4a gene encoding cbp/p300-interacting transactivator 4a isoform X1, which yields MAEHMMMPMNHGFRMGMNGPPQHNGQPGLRTLPNGQVMHYGRNPQNNMEAAMRQRPSMVGPGGMGGPVNGAPMASHHQMMSGNMMYNAQGPQQQHHHMHPQQQQGGHPQQYLSGNLTSQQLMASMHLQKLNTQYHGHPLSSANGHHLPNGAQYRVGPAQLSGMQHIGGPLGLNGMDMDLIDEEVLTSLVLEFGLDRVQELPELFLGQNEFDFISDFVCKQQPSTVSC from the coding sequence ATGGCTGAACACATGATGATGCCTATGAACCACGGCTTCAGGATGGGCATGAATGGACCTCCGCAGCACAATGGCCAGCCCGGCCTGCGCACTCTGCCCAATGGCCAGGTAATGCATTATGGCAGGAACCCTCAGAACAACATGGAGGCTGCCATGAGACAGAGGCCCAGCATGGTGGGACCAGGAGGGATGGGTGGCCCTGTTAATGGAGCTCCAATGGCCAGTCATCACCAAATGATGTCTGGGAACATGATGTACAATGCCCAGggcccacagcagcagcaccatcaCATgcacccacagcagcagcagggtggACACCCGCAGCAGTACCTGTCTGGTAACCTCACCTCCCAGCAGCTCATGGCCAGCATGCATCTGCAGAAACTCAACACTCAGTATCATGGACACCCGCTCAGCTCAGCCAATGGACACCACCTGCCCAACGGTGCCCAGTACCGGGTAGGTCCAGCCCAGCTCTCAGGCATGCAGCACATTGGAGGCCCTTTGGGGCTAAATGGAATGGACATGGATCTGATTGACGAGGAGGTTCTGACTTCTCTGGTGCTGGAGTTTGGGTTGGATCGTGTTCAGGAGCTGCCTGAGCTCTTCCTGGGACAGAATGAGTTTGACTTCATATCAGACTTTGTGTGCAAACAGCAGCCAAGCACAGTGAGCTGCTGA